A section of the Dehalobacter sp. DCM genome encodes:
- a CDS encoding CBS domain-containing protein, producing the protein MNIAFFLIPKKDVIFLKKTATMRQALERMEYHGYSAIPLVDAKGYYAGTITEGDLLWKLKNTPDLTFSNTEKIRLEEIDQRTQNTPVSINAQINDLISRAIQQNFVPVTDDQGVFIGIVRRREIIEYCARILNTEKISTVKII; encoded by the coding sequence ATGAACATTGCTTTTTTCCTTATTCCCAAAAAAGACGTCATCTTTCTTAAGAAAACAGCAACAATGCGTCAGGCTCTCGAACGAATGGAATATCATGGTTACTCTGCTATTCCGCTGGTCGACGCCAAAGGGTATTATGCAGGAACAATAACAGAAGGCGACCTTCTCTGGAAACTAAAAAACACACCGGATCTTACCTTCAGTAATACAGAAAAAATCCGATTAGAAGAAATTGATCAGCGTACCCAAAACACCCCTGTTTCAATCAATGCCCAAATCAATGATCTGATTTCCAGAGCGATCCAGCAGAATTTTGTACCGGTGACGGACGACCAGGGTGTTTTCATCGGGATCGTCCGCAGAAGAGAAATAATTGAATATTGTGCCAGAATACTTAACACTGAAAAAATATCTACGGTAAAAATAATTTAA